One segment of Rosa chinensis cultivar Old Blush chromosome 6, RchiOBHm-V2, whole genome shotgun sequence DNA contains the following:
- the LOC112170996 gene encoding zinc finger HIT domain-containing protein 3 isoform X2 — protein MGPRLCQVCNEAQSKYKCPSCRAPYCSVPCFKKHKETPCVLPEEKPESASVLPVPSEEKPTAAPESVVERPITVTEASAVLERQQLEAIASSSEICDALKDESLQRLIESIDCSPDAENELDKAMDVEMFRIFTDKILSTINP, from the exons ATGGGTCCTCGACTGTGCCAAGTCTGCAACGAAGCTCAATCCAAGTACAAGTGTCCCTCATGCCGTGCACCTTA TTGTTCTGTTCCCTGTTTCAAAAAACACAAAG AAACCCCATGCGTTTTGCCAGAGGAGAAACCAG AAAGCGCATCTGTTTTGCCAGTGCCATCTGAGGAAAAACCAA CTGCTGCTCCAGAATCAGTGGTCGAAAGGCCAATAACTGTTACTGAAGCAAGTGCCGTGCTGGAAAGGCAGCAACTAGAGGCTATAG CTTCTTCCAGTGAAATTTGCGATGCTTTGAAAGATGAAAGTCTTCAAAGACTCATTGAGAGTATAGATTGTTCTCCAGATGCAGAGAAT GAACTTGATAAAGCTATGGATGTGGAGATGTTTCGAATATTTACTGACAAG ATCCTATCTACCATCAACCCATAA
- the LOC112170996 gene encoding zinc finger HIT domain-containing protein 3 isoform X1 — translation MGPRLCQVCNEAQSKYKCPSCRAPYCSVPCFKKHKETPCVLPEEKPESASVLPVPSEEKPTAAPESVVERPITVTEASAVLERQQLEAIDPLVFAIAASSSEICDALKDESLQRLIESIDCSPDAENELDKAMDVEMFRIFTDKILSTINP, via the exons ATGGGTCCTCGACTGTGCCAAGTCTGCAACGAAGCTCAATCCAAGTACAAGTGTCCCTCATGCCGTGCACCTTA TTGTTCTGTTCCCTGTTTCAAAAAACACAAAG AAACCCCATGCGTTTTGCCAGAGGAGAAACCAG AAAGCGCATCTGTTTTGCCAGTGCCATCTGAGGAAAAACCAA CTGCTGCTCCAGAATCAGTGGTCGAAAGGCCAATAACTGTTACTGAAGCAAGTGCCGTGCTGGAAAGGCAGCAACTAGAGGCTATAG ACCCTCTTGTTTTTGCTATTGCAGCTTCTTCCAGTGAAATTTGCGATGCTTTGAAAGATGAAAGTCTTCAAAGACTCATTGAGAGTATAGATTGTTCTCCAGATGCAGAGAAT GAACTTGATAAAGCTATGGATGTGGAGATGTTTCGAATATTTACTGACAAG ATCCTATCTACCATCAACCCATAA